In Hyphomicrobiales bacterium, a genomic segment contains:
- a CDS encoding M23 family metallopeptidase, whose amino-acid sequence MGTNTSNHKKVRNNKSVLDLLGTQSALSTESGKSGPPDIRDVSLRWLAGTILTGVTSITLMGGALLVAVDGQDTYSIPSHITQDGNIIATSLDANDTDRISKGDRPAHVTTKINDGNVLHLSTLTRSESGNHVRTRPFARLDSSLKRYEDDPKFQVPPFDAVTIFSGSSKFREKGKDEVLYDSQIDDEIEIRSSPLPIDGENEQTVRGYSDEEIEAKIRQQLPTLHTSLDDGTIFARAGVIAYIDQARFEGRAAPSPFDNLVKIRSENVLTINKTNDVAHLSLTKDAGFINPKSNSTFKEFWKDEMGFEEDADPIISALSKELPDKTFKSTHKIRMNYAGGPNADIPDVISIYDDSQHLITIARADSGDFVPTNEPALANELEDQLQPRLFAAGNTSVYQGIYQTALKHNIPTELARELIRIYAFDVDFKSSVKQTDKMEVFYSLDPEQEKATKESEILYTSLQLGDLKRRYYRFKTTDDNEVDYYDENGRSAKKFLMRQPVPRAKFRSSYGWRRHPILRTSRLHKGVDWSAPRGTPIFAAGNGVIEDAKWFSGYGRWIKIRHANGYKTGYAHMSRFAKGMKSGVRVRQGQIIGYVGSTGLSTGPHLHYEVIVNGRHVDPMRIRLPRGRILSGDQLAAFERERNRIDQLLDKPDAQKEQDFALSN is encoded by the coding sequence ATGGGTACTAATACATCAAACCATAAAAAAGTCAGAAACAACAAATCCGTCCTTGATCTACTTGGCACGCAATCAGCCTTGTCAACTGAGAGCGGGAAATCAGGCCCACCTGATATAAGAGATGTCAGCCTTCGTTGGTTAGCAGGAACCATTTTAACTGGTGTTACCTCTATTACTCTTATGGGAGGCGCTCTTTTAGTCGCCGTCGACGGTCAAGACACATATTCAATTCCATCTCATATAACACAAGACGGCAATATCATTGCCACATCACTAGATGCCAATGATACAGATCGCATATCCAAAGGCGACCGGCCTGCCCATGTTACTACTAAGATAAACGACGGGAATGTACTTCATCTTAGTACTCTCACCCGCAGTGAAAGCGGCAATCATGTGCGAACCCGCCCTTTCGCCCGTCTTGATTCTTCCCTCAAGCGCTATGAGGATGACCCCAAGTTCCAGGTGCCACCATTCGACGCTGTGACAATTTTTTCGGGATCTTCTAAATTCCGCGAAAAAGGCAAAGATGAAGTTCTCTATGACAGTCAAATTGATGACGAAATAGAAATTCGCAGTTCGCCCTTGCCTATTGATGGAGAAAACGAACAAACAGTTCGCGGATATTCAGATGAAGAGATAGAAGCAAAAATTCGCCAACAATTGCCGACCTTACATACATCACTGGATGATGGGACTATTTTTGCTCGCGCTGGCGTTATTGCATATATTGATCAAGCCCGTTTTGAAGGCCGCGCCGCGCCATCTCCATTTGATAACTTAGTCAAGATCCGCTCCGAAAATGTTCTCACAATAAATAAAACAAATGACGTCGCTCATTTGTCACTGACAAAAGATGCAGGCTTCATAAACCCAAAATCAAACAGCACTTTCAAAGAATTTTGGAAGGATGAAATGGGATTTGAAGAAGATGCAGATCCAATCATCTCTGCTCTTTCAAAAGAATTGCCTGATAAAACGTTTAAAAGCACACACAAAATACGCATGAATTACGCAGGCGGGCCGAATGCAGATATACCGGATGTCATCAGTATTTATGACGATAGCCAACATCTTATAACAATTGCACGCGCTGACAGCGGTGATTTTGTACCTACAAATGAACCGGCACTTGCTAACGAGCTTGAAGATCAACTGCAGCCAAGATTATTTGCAGCAGGAAATACGAGTGTCTACCAAGGGATTTATCAAACAGCCCTCAAACACAATATACCGACAGAACTCGCGCGCGAGCTTATCCGCATCTATGCCTTTGATGTCGACTTTAAGAGCTCCGTTAAACAAACTGACAAAATGGAAGTCTTTTATTCTCTCGATCCTGAGCAGGAAAAAGCGACAAAAGAGTCAGAGATTTTATACACATCACTCCAGCTGGGCGACTTAAAACGGCGCTATTATCGATTTAAAACCACGGATGATAATGAAGTCGATTATTATGATGAGAATGGTCGCAGTGCGAAAAAATTCTTGATGCGTCAGCCGGTTCCTCGTGCAAAATTTCGTTCAAGCTATGGCTGGCGCCGCCATCCTATTTTGCGCACATCTCGCCTACACAAGGGCGTTGACTGGTCTGCCCCACGCGGAACCCCTATTTTTGCAGCCGGCAACGGCGTCATAGAAGATGCCAAATGGTTTTCTGGTTATGGCCGCTGGATCAAAATTCGCCATGCAAACGGTTACAAAACCGGCTACGCTCATATGAGTCGATTTGCCAAAGGTATGAAATCCGGTGTTCGTGTGCGACAAGGCCAAATTATCGGCTATGTTGGCTCAACTGGTTTATCCACTGGTCCACACCTTCATTACGAAGTAATCGTCAATGGGCGCCACGTAGATCCAATGCGTATTCGCCTACCACGTGGGCGCATTTTATCAGGTGATCAGTTGGCCGCCTTTGAGCGTGAACGCAACCGTATCGACCAACTTTTAGATAAGCCGGACGCGCAAAAAGAGCAGGATTTTGCACTCAGCAATTAA